The Amycolatopsis sp. DG1A-15b genome contains the following window.
GCAGATGTACCACCAAGACGACACGGTCGACGTCGTGCGGCTGCTGTCCGTACGCAAGGCGTACGGCAAGGACCGCGCCCAAGTCCTGGCTCTGGACAACGTGACGGCCGGCTTCGCGGCCGGCACGTTCACCGCGGTGATGGGGCCGTCGGGTTCGGGCAAGAGCACGCTGCTGCACTGCGCGGCCGGCCTGGACAAGCCGACGTCCGGCTCGGTCGTGCTGGGCGGCACGGACCTCAGCGTGATGCGCGAGGTCGAGCTGACCCGGTTGCGGCGCGACCGGATCGGGTTCGTGTTCCAGGCCTTCAACCTGCTGCCCGCGCTCGACGTCGAGCAGAACGTGACCCTGCCGCTGCGACTGGCGGGACGGCGGGCCGACCCGGCTCTCGTGCGCCGCGTCATCGAACAGGTCGGGCTCGGCCAGCGGCGCCGCCACCGGCCGGCGGAACTCTCCGGCGGGCAGCAGCAGCGGGTGGCGATCGCCCGCGCCCTCGTCACCCACCCCGAGGTGATCTTCGCCGACGAGCCGACCGGCGCGCTGGACACGCGGTCGGCCCAGGAGGTGCTTTCCTTGCTGCGAGAGGCGAAGAGCGCGTCCCGGCAGACCATCGTGATGGTCACCCACGACCCGGTGGCCGCCTCCTACGCCGACCGCGTGCTGTTCCTCGCCGACGGCCGGGTCGTCGACGAGCTGCGGCAGCCGAACCCCGAAGAGGTGGCCCGGCGGATGACCAACCTCGTGGCCCGCACCGAGCAGCGGCCGCAGGAAGACCCCTGGCTGAGCGAGCTGACGCGCTGATGCTGACCCTCGTCGTACGCACCCTGCGCTACCGCACCGGTGGCTTCATCGCCACCCTCGTCTCGGTGTTCGTCGGCACCGCCGTCATGCTCGCCTGCGGCGGCCTCATGGAGACCGGCATCCGGACCGTGATCCCGCCGCAGCGCCTGGCCGCCGCGCCGATCGTGGTGGCGGGCAACCAGTCCTACGACCTGCCCACGGTCGGCCACGGTGAGGACGCCTACCACGAGACCGCGACGCTGTCCGAGCGCGTCCGGCTCGACGAAGGCCTCGCGAGCACGATCAGCGGCGTCCCCGGCGTCGCCCACGTGGTCCCCGACGTCTCCTTCCACGCCGAGGTGCTCGGCGACCAGGGCGGCCCGTCGGTCCCCGGCACCCAGGCCGGCCACAGCTGGGTCTCCGCGGAGCTGGCGCCCTACCGGCTGACCGAGGGTGTGGCCCCGATCCGCGAGGGCGAAGTCGTGCTCGATTCCGCCACCGCCGCCCGGATCGGGGCGCACGCGGGTGGCAAGGCCGACATCGCCGTCCGCGGGGGCGTCCACTCCTACCGGATCACCGGGATCGCCGACGCGGGCCGCCGGATGGCCGCCGACGCGGTGTTCTTCTCACCCGCCGAGGCCACCGGGCTGCGGTCGGCGGCCGGGCAGGTGGACGCGTTCGGCGTCCAGCTCGCGCCGGGTGCCGACGTCGCGGGCGTCGACGCGCAGATCGCCGCCGCGGTGCGGGACCAGCGCGCGGTCACGCTGACCGGCGACGCCCGCGGTTCCGCCGAGTTCGCCAAGGCGGCCGGCGACGGCGAGCTGCTGATCATCCTCGCGGCCGTGTTCGGCGGCCTCGCGGCGCAGGTCGCCATGTTCGTCGTCGCGAGCACCCTGACGCTTTCGGTGCAGCAGCGCCGCCGTGAGGTGGCCATGCTGCGGGCGATCGGCGCGACCCCGCGCCAGCTGAGCCGGATGATCACCGGCGAGGCAATGATCATCGGTGCGCTGGGCACCGCGCTGGCCATCTTCCCCGGCGTGCTGCTCGGCAACTGGCTCTTCGGCCGGCTGACCGGGTTCGGCGTGATCCAGCCGGTCCTCAAGTTCGAGCAGGGCTTCTACCCGGTGGTCGCCGCGGCGATCGTGGGCCTGGGTTCGGCGTGGGGCGCCGCGTTCGTCGCCGCCCGGTACGCGGGCCGTACGCGGCCCGTCGAAGCCATGCGGGAAACGGCGATCCCCACGCGCTGGCTGACCCCGGCGCGGCTGTGGCTCGGGGTGTCGAGCCTGATCGGCGCGGTGGCGCTGGCCTACCTGACGATCACCGTCGTCGACGGCCCGCTCGCGGCGAGCACGGCCGGCCCGGCCGTCACCCTGGTGGCGACCGCCGTCGCACTGTTCGCCCCCGGGCTCACCAAGCTGCTGGTCGCGGTGCTGCGCCGGCCGATCCGCGCGTTCGGCGGCCTGCCCGGCTACCTCGCTTCGCTGAACGCGCGGGCCCGCTGGATGCCGATGGCCGGGGCGGTCACGCCCATCATGCTGGCCACCGGGCTCGCGATCTTCATGCTGTACTTCCAGACCACGGAGGTCGCGGTCGCGGAGAAGCAGTACTCCGACTCGCTGCTCGCCGACGCCGTGGTGACGTCCGCGACCGGCGACCTGCCGCCGGATCTGGTCGCCAAGGTGCAGCAGGCACCCGGGGTGGCCGGGGCCACGGCGTTCGTGACGAGCAAGGGGTACAACGAAAAGCCGTCGGACGCGACGCAGGACGAGGACGGCGTGGACCTCACCGGCGTCACCGCCGGCGGCGTGGCGAAGGCGTGGGGGAGCATCGTCGCGAGCGGGCAGCTCGACGCCCTGCACGGCAACACGATCGCCCTGCCCGCCGACCTCGCGCAGCGGCTGGGTGTCGGCGTGGGCGCCAAGATCGCGATGCGGCTGGGCGACGGCTCCCAGGTCACCCTGGACGTCGTCGCGACGCTGCGGACCACGGCGGCCTCGGCGTCGGCGCTGGTGCCCGCCGACATGCTGGCGCCGCACACGGCCGCCGGCGCGGCCGACCGGATCCTCGTCATGGCGCAGCCCGGGACCGCGGAGGGCGATCTGCTCGCGTCGCTGCGCAGCCGGGTCGGGGACGTGGACGGCGTGCAGGTGGCCGGCCGGGAGGCGCTCACCAAGGCGTTCCTGGCGGAGGTCCAGGCCAACGCCTGGGTCAACTACCTGATCGTCGGGCTGCTGCTGGTGTACGCCGCGATTTCGATGGTGAACACGCTGGTGATGGCCACGGCGGACCGGCGGCGGGAGTTCGGGCTGCAGCGGCTCATCGGGTCCACGCGGGGGCAGGTGATGCGCATGATGGCCATGGAAGCGGGGGTCGTGGCCGCCATCGGTGTCTTCCTCGGCACGCTGGTCGCGGCGTCGATGCTGGTGCCCTTCAGCGTGGCCGTGTCGGACAGCCTCATCCCGTCCGGTCCTTTGTGGATTTATCTGGTGATACTCGGGCTGGCCGTCGTGCTGACGGTGGTGGCCACCTGCGCGCCGACGTGGTTCACGTTGCGCACCAGGCCGTCGCCGTCGACGCTCGCCCCTGAATAGGTGACCTCGGGCCGGCCGGAGCCCCCAGCGCGGCGCTGACGAACTCTCCCCCAGATCGTCAGCGCGCGGTCAGCCCGAGGTCACCGCTCCGGCATAACGTCGCGGGTGTGAACACCGAAGAGAACGCCGCCGGGGGCTGGGACGCCATCGTGGTCGGCTCCGGGATCGGCGGGCTCGTCTGCGCCGGATACCTGGTGGCGAGCGGGATGCGCGTGCTCGTGCTCGAACAGCACGACGTCGCGGGCGGCAACAGCCACGTGTTCCGCCGCCGGCGCTCCTACCAGTTCGACGTCGGCGTGCACTACCTCGGCGACTGCGGGCCCGGCGGCGTGCTGCCGGCGATCCTCTCGGGGCTCGGCCTCGGCGACCGGGTGCGGTTCCACCCCATGGACCCCGACGGGTTCGACCGGATCGTGCTGCCCAGCGTCACGGTGGACGTACCGACCGGGTGGGACCGCTACGCCGACCGCCTGCGGGCCGCGCTGCCCGCCGAGGCGGACGGCATCACCCGCTACATCGAGGTGTGCGAGGCCGTCGCGCAGGCCTGCCGCCAGTCCGCCTTCGCCGCCGGGCCGGCGGCGAAGATGCCGGCCGTGATGCTGCGCTGGAGCCGCCGGACGCTGGCGCAGCTGTTCGACCACTGCGGGCTTTCGGCCCGGGCGCGCACCGTCCTGGCGGCCCAGTCCGGGAACTACGGGTCCGCTCCGGTGAGCACGCTCGTCACCGCCCACGCCGGGATGCTCGACGAGTACCTCCGCGGCGCCTACTACCCGGAGGGCGGCGGGCAGGTGATCGCCGCGTCGTTCGTCGAGCTGCTGGAGTCGCACGGCGGCACGCTGCTCACCCGCGCGCGGGCCGAGCGGATCCTGTTCGAGCACGGCAAGGCGATCGGCGTCCGGCTGGCCGACGGCACGGTCCACCGCGCGCCGGTGGTGGTGTCCAACGCGGACTACTGCCGCACCGTCCTGGAACTGTGCGACGGCCGGGAAAACCTGCCCGGGGCCGTGGTGGCCCGCGCGGAGGCGGCGACGATGCGCCTGCCGATGGCCGTCTGCTACGTCGGGCTCGACCGGGAGCTGCCGCTCCCCGGCGCGAACATCTGGTACTGGCCGGACGAAGACGTCGACGCGGCGTACGCCCGGGTGGAGGCCGGCCGGCTCGACGAGCTGCCGTACGCGTTCCTGTCCTTCGCTTCCCTCAAGGATCCGGTGCCGGGTTCGACCTGCCCGCCGGGACACATGAACTTCCAGATCATGACGGCCTGTCCGCCGGGGTACGCGCCCTGGGGACTCACGGACGGGCCGACGCACGGGACCCGGTACCGGCGTGAACCCGGCTACCTCGGCGCGAAGGACCGGCTGACCGCGCAGATGCTGGACCTCGCCGAGGCCGTGACCGGGCCGTTCCGCAAGCACCTGGTGCACGTCGAGACGTCTACGCCGCTGACGCAGGAGCGCTACACGCTCTCCACCGGGGGAAGTGCGTACGGCCTGCAGACCTGGGGCCGGCTCGGGCAACGTCCGGATATCGATTCGGGTGTCGACGGTCTCTACCTCACGGGCCAGAGCATCTTGCACAGCGGAGGAATCGTCGGGGTCGCGACCGGGGGCGCGCTGTGCGCTTCGACGATCCTCGGCCGGCCGGTCCTCGCCGACGGCGCCGCCGGGGTGCTGGGGAATCCCGAGCTGCTCCCGGAACGCGAGCCCGGCTGGGACCCGCTGCGCACCTCCCGGGGACTGCGGCGGCGCGAGGCGCGCGGTCTCGCCCTGCTCGACCGGGTCGTCGCGGGATAAGGACGCGACACCGGAGAAAAAGAACTCGAGGCCCGCTTCCGGGCCCGTGGGTAAGTGCTGCTGTCTTTTCACGAAGGGAATGGTGAGCGAAGTGACGGAAACCGTGGCTGAACCGACGGAGGTCCTGGACGACCGCGTGGTCGCGGGGATCTGCACCGCACTGGAGTCCGTGCTGGAGGCGGAGGTGGCCGACCTCGGCCCGGAGACCCGGCTCGCGGACGCCGGTCTCGACTCCACCGGCGTGCTGGAACTGCTGATGCAGCTGGAAGAGGCGCTGGGCATCGAATTCGACGCCGAGAACCTGGAAATGAGCCACTTCGAGTCGGTCGGGTCGCTGGCCCGCTTCGTCTCGGCAGAAATGGCCGCCTGAGCGATGACCACGATCTCGCCGCCGATCACGGCGACCTGGCTGCGGTGCCACGACACGGCCCGGGCGGAAGGGATGGCCCCGGCACTGGTGGCGCTGCACGCGGCGCTGCCGGCCGGTGCACCGGTCTTCGGTGCCGGCGGTTCCGCGGTCCTGCCGGCCGGGCCGGTGGCCGGCGACGTGCTCGTGGTCCGGACGGCGGCGCTGCCGGGCGGCCCGGTCGTCCTCGTGCGGACGGGGCGGCCCGCGGGCCGCCCCGACCCGATCCTGGCGACCGGGTCGGTGTGGCTGCGGCTGGGCCTGTCCGGCGCCCTGCTCGACTCTGGGCTCGCGTATCTGGGCGGGCGGCGCAGCGGCGACACCACCCTGCTGCGCCGCCAGATGGTCCAGGGCGCCGTCGCCGAGGCGCTGACCGGTCAGCTGGAGGTGCGCGCGTTCCTGACCGCGCACGACTCGGACCCGGCCCCGGACGCACTGGCCTACCTGCACCGGCGGCTCACCGACACCGACCGCGTCCTGCTGCGCCTGCTCGGCGCGGCGGGGTTCGTCCGCGGCGGTGCGGGCGAGGTCGCCGACGTCTCCGAGCTGCTCGCGGGGGCCTACACCCCGGAGGCGGTGGCGTGACCGCGACCGTGCTGGACGAACGGCTCGTGACGCTGCGGGACGCGGCCCGCGAGTGGGGCGCGGAGTTCCGCACCGCGGGCGCCGGCCTCGACACCGACCCCGACGGTGTCGGCGCGCACCTGGACCTGGCCGGCGTCCGCTGCCTCGCCACCATGCTCGTCCCCGGGGAGTTCGGGGGCGCGGGCCTGGCACTGGGCGCACACCGCTTCCACGGCATGACGGCGATCGAGCGGACCGTGGTGCTCGAAGAACTCGCCCGCGGCGACGCCGGCCTGATGCTCGCCAGCCCGGGCGCGTCGATGTCCGGCGTGCTCGTCGACGTGCTGGCCGACCGGGAGCAGAAG
Protein-coding sequences here:
- a CDS encoding ABC transporter ATP-binding protein: MYHQDDTVDVVRLLSVRKAYGKDRAQVLALDNVTAGFAAGTFTAVMGPSGSGKSTLLHCAAGLDKPTSGSVVLGGTDLSVMREVELTRLRRDRIGFVFQAFNLLPALDVEQNVTLPLRLAGRRADPALVRRVIEQVGLGQRRRHRPAELSGGQQQRVAIARALVTHPEVIFADEPTGALDTRSAQEVLSLLREAKSASRQTIVMVTHDPVAASYADRVLFLADGRVVDELRQPNPEEVARRMTNLVARTEQRPQEDPWLSELTR
- a CDS encoding FtsX-like permease family protein, whose amino-acid sequence is MLTLVVRTLRYRTGGFIATLVSVFVGTAVMLACGGLMETGIRTVIPPQRLAAAPIVVAGNQSYDLPTVGHGEDAYHETATLSERVRLDEGLASTISGVPGVAHVVPDVSFHAEVLGDQGGPSVPGTQAGHSWVSAELAPYRLTEGVAPIREGEVVLDSATAARIGAHAGGKADIAVRGGVHSYRITGIADAGRRMAADAVFFSPAEATGLRSAAGQVDAFGVQLAPGADVAGVDAQIAAAVRDQRAVTLTGDARGSAEFAKAAGDGELLIILAAVFGGLAAQVAMFVVASTLTLSVQQRRREVAMLRAIGATPRQLSRMITGEAMIIGALGTALAIFPGVLLGNWLFGRLTGFGVIQPVLKFEQGFYPVVAAAIVGLGSAWGAAFVAARYAGRTRPVEAMRETAIPTRWLTPARLWLGVSSLIGAVALAYLTITVVDGPLAASTAGPAVTLVATAVALFAPGLTKLLVAVLRRPIRAFGGLPGYLASLNARARWMPMAGAVTPIMLATGLAIFMLYFQTTEVAVAEKQYSDSLLADAVVTSATGDLPPDLVAKVQQAPGVAGATAFVTSKGYNEKPSDATQDEDGVDLTGVTAGGVAKAWGSIVASGQLDALHGNTIALPADLAQRLGVGVGAKIAMRLGDGSQVTLDVVATLRTTAASASALVPADMLAPHTAAGAADRILVMAQPGTAEGDLLASLRSRVGDVDGVQVAGREALTKAFLAEVQANAWVNYLIVGLLLVYAAISMVNTLVMATADRRREFGLQRLIGSTRGQVMRMMAMEAGVVAAIGVFLGTLVAASMLVPFSVAVSDSLIPSGPLWIYLVILGLAVVLTVVATCAPTWFTLRTRPSPSTLAPE
- a CDS encoding NAD(P)/FAD-dependent oxidoreductase, encoding MNTEENAAGGWDAIVVGSGIGGLVCAGYLVASGMRVLVLEQHDVAGGNSHVFRRRRSYQFDVGVHYLGDCGPGGVLPAILSGLGLGDRVRFHPMDPDGFDRIVLPSVTVDVPTGWDRYADRLRAALPAEADGITRYIEVCEAVAQACRQSAFAAGPAAKMPAVMLRWSRRTLAQLFDHCGLSARARTVLAAQSGNYGSAPVSTLVTAHAGMLDEYLRGAYYPEGGGQVIAASFVELLESHGGTLLTRARAERILFEHGKAIGVRLADGTVHRAPVVVSNADYCRTVLELCDGRENLPGAVVARAEAATMRLPMAVCYVGLDRELPLPGANIWYWPDEDVDAAYARVEAGRLDELPYAFLSFASLKDPVPGSTCPPGHMNFQIMTACPPGYAPWGLTDGPTHGTRYRREPGYLGAKDRLTAQMLDLAEAVTGPFRKHLVHVETSTPLTQERYTLSTGGSAYGLQTWGRLGQRPDIDSGVDGLYLTGQSILHSGGIVGVATGGALCASTILGRPVLADGAAGVLGNPELLPEREPGWDPLRTSRGLRRREARGLALLDRVVAG
- a CDS encoding acyl carrier protein; translation: MAEPTEVLDDRVVAGICTALESVLEAEVADLGPETRLADAGLDSTGVLELLMQLEEALGIEFDAENLEMSHFESVGSLARFVSAEMAA
- a CDS encoding DUF2786 domain-containing protein, with the protein product MTTISPPITATWLRCHDTARAEGMAPALVALHAALPAGAPVFGAGGSAVLPAGPVAGDVLVVRTAALPGGPVVLVRTGRPAGRPDPILATGSVWLRLGLSGALLDSGLAYLGGRRSGDTTLLRRQMVQGAVAEALTGQLEVRAFLTAHDSDPAPDALAYLHRRLTDTDRVLLRLLGAAGFVRGGAGEVADVSELLAGAYTPEAVA